A window from Candidatus Epulonipiscium sp. encodes these proteins:
- a CDS encoding ribonuclease HII encodes MAKLKSIKQIEDILKEVSYEELPNILEKISEDSRKGVQNLIKRYENKYKKYKMELRRIQDLNKYEKTFYLKGYQVIAGIDEVGRGPLAGPVVACAVILPPKFSILGINDSKKLSPTKREEFFDKIKKEALAVGIGIMSPETIDCINILQATYKAMEEAIKGLSTSPQILLIDGNNKIPNILIPQQTIIKGDERSISIAAASIIAKVTRDRLMDAYHELYPQYGFIKNKGYGTKEHIDAIKAYGLCPIHRKSFTQNI; translated from the coding sequence ATGGCTAAATTAAAATCAATTAAACAGATAGAGGACATACTAAAGGAAGTTTCTTATGAGGAACTTCCTAACATTTTAGAAAAAATAAGTGAAGATTCAAGAAAAGGTGTCCAAAATTTAATAAAAAGGTATGAAAATAAATATAAAAAGTATAAAATGGAACTAAGAAGGATTCAAGATTTAAATAAGTACGAGAAGACATTTTATTTAAAGGGTTATCAGGTTATAGCAGGAATCGATGAAGTAGGTAGGGGCCCCTTAGCAGGACCTGTTGTCGCCTGTGCTGTTATTCTTCCTCCTAAATTCAGCATATTAGGCATTAACGATTCGAAAAAGCTCTCCCCTACTAAAAGGGAGGAATTCTTCGATAAAATTAAGAAAGAAGCCCTAGCTGTAGGAATCGGCATTATGAGCCCTGAGACAATCGACTGCATTAATATTTTACAAGCAACCTATAAGGCTATGGAAGAGGCCATCAAAGGGCTTTCTACTTCCCCCCAGATACTATTAATAGACGGAAATAATAAAATCCCAAATATCTTAATCCCACAGCAAACAATAATCAAAGGGGATGAAAGAAGTATTTCCATTGCAGCTGCTAGTATTATAGCTAAAGTAACCAGAGATAGATTGATGGATGCCTATCATGAGCTTTATCCCCAGTATGGCTTTATTAAAAATAAGGGATATGGTACAAAAGAACATATAGATGCCATCAAGGCATATGGCTTATGTCCGATACATAGAAAGTCTTTTACTCAGAATATATAA
- a CDS encoding flagellar hook-length control protein FliK, whose protein sequence is MKINQYGELSSLSKLLSKNEKSFSKLHPGEVFRAQIIDIMQGKLLLRLNDGTAMEAKLQNQILEMKIGETMFFKVQVHSNEQILLEMLTNQNENPKIDIIIDALDAANLLVHSDNITMVENLLDKHLPIDSKHLQTVSYLLKSNPNLSLEQLLFLMNNDMEINQKNIFLLNGYVDHTISLQKQVENLIDDIYDIKDKDIIEDILNHIMEIQPEDKKEIPYRPYWDLEKERESLNLIAKNAKPLPENQEMPSYPVENDLENGLKSMFFQDKKDNSKKSFIVQPKALLNELKNDIHIPVEQLKNPLIIKQNLNKLYQYLLQIENALKKNPTPETSKASKITEEIKNNLKFMNHLNKYESFIQIPIKLNHYNTQAELYVFQKNKKLRKNANTISALIALDLNSLGHLEAFVQKNDKELYCQFRLENIDSKDLIKSHMGELIRTLSDKGYKVKSITFQEIKEPFNLLKFSSKNNETQEEPKRYSFDMRV, encoded by the coding sequence ATGAAAATAAACCAATATGGCGAATTATCTTCCCTTAGCAAACTCTTATCAAAAAATGAAAAGTCCTTTTCTAAATTACATCCTGGGGAAGTCTTTAGGGCCCAAATCATAGATATTATGCAGGGAAAACTATTGCTTCGATTAAATGATGGCACTGCCATGGAAGCAAAACTTCAAAATCAAATACTAGAAATGAAAATAGGGGAAACAATGTTTTTTAAGGTTCAAGTCCATTCCAATGAGCAAATTTTATTGGAGATGCTTACCAATCAAAATGAAAACCCAAAAATCGATATTATAATAGATGCCCTAGATGCTGCAAATCTTTTAGTCCATTCAGACAATATAACGATGGTCGAAAACCTTTTAGATAAGCACCTTCCCATTGACAGTAAGCACCTTCAAACCGTATCTTATCTTCTTAAGAGCAATCCTAACTTGTCCTTGGAACAATTGCTATTTCTAATGAATAACGATATGGAAATAAATCAAAAGAATATTTTTTTATTAAACGGGTATGTAGACCATACAATATCCTTACAAAAACAAGTTGAAAATCTAATTGATGATATCTATGATATCAAAGATAAAGATATCATAGAAGACATCTTAAACCATATAATGGAGATTCAACCAGAGGATAAAAAAGAAATTCCCTACAGACCTTATTGGGATTTAGAAAAAGAAAGGGAGAGTTTAAACCTTATAGCCAAAAATGCTAAACCCCTACCGGAAAATCAAGAAATGCCATCCTATCCTGTGGAAAATGACTTAGAAAATGGACTGAAATCAATGTTTTTCCAAGATAAAAAAGATAATTCTAAGAAATCTTTTATAGTTCAACCCAAAGCATTGCTAAATGAACTTAAAAATGATATTCATATACCGGTAGAGCAATTAAAAAACCCCCTTATCATAAAACAGAATCTCAACAAACTATACCAATACCTTCTCCAAATAGAAAACGCACTAAAAAAGAATCCAACCCCTGAAACTAGCAAAGCATCAAAAATCACAGAAGAAATAAAAAACAATCTGAAGTTCATGAATCACCTAAATAAATATGAATCTTTCATACAAATACCTATAAAGTTAAATCATTATAATACCCAAGCCGAATTGTATGTGTTTCAAAAAAATAAAAAGCTTAGGAAAAATGCAAATACCATATCTGCACTTATAGCCCTTGACTTAAATAGCCTAGGCCATTTGGAAGCCTTTGTTCAAAAAAATGACAAAGAACTATATTGTCAATTTAGATTGGAAAATATAGACTCGAAGGACCTAATAAAAAGCCATATGGGAGAACTGATTAGGACATTGTCCGACAAGGGGTATAAAGTAAAATCCATAACTTTTCAAGAAATAAAAGAACCTTTTAATCTATTGAAATTTTCTAGCAAAAACAATGAAACTCAAGAAGAACCTAAAAGATATTCTTTTGATATGAGGGTGTAA
- a CDS encoding YraN family protein — MKNNRTIGDWGERIGAEFLQRQGLTIKEKNFRCKIGEIDIIAEEGGYLVFIEVKYRQNLSHGYPREAVNYYKQKTISKVALWYMKKYNLWNRSCRFDVLEILGKYPDVKITLIRNAFFAS, encoded by the coding sequence ATGAAAAATAATAGAACTATCGGTGATTGGGGAGAAAGAATAGGCGCAGAATTTCTCCAAAGGCAAGGGCTTACGATAAAGGAAAAAAACTTTAGATGCAAAATAGGAGAAATTGATATTATTGCAGAAGAAGGAGGGTATTTGGTTTTTATAGAGGTAAAATATAGGCAGAACCTTTCCCATGGATACCCTAGAGAAGCAGTAAATTATTATAAACAAAAAACTATTTCAAAGGTTGCCCTATGGTATATGAAAAAATATAATCTTTGGAATCGTTCCTGCCGCTTTGATGTCTTAGAAATTCTAGGAAAATATCCAGATGTGAAAATAACTTTGATTCGAAATGCCTTTTTTGCCAGCTAA
- the pgeF gene encoding peptidoglycan editing factor PgeF: MYQSRTKTLSFHKKGDLYYLTFPSFDKTQKVRHCFSTRLGGISKGMFDSLNLGFSRGDEDSNVIKNYEILCNAIGIDTKRLVFSDQIHETKIRVVSQEDLEHLPLEIEGIDGLVTDAKQVSLVTLYADCVPLFFLDPVAKVIGLSHAGWRGTVGKIGLETIRAFKENFNSNPKDILVGIGPSIGKCCFEVDEPVAYEFDLAFKNAEGIIYSKPNNKYIIDLWEANKKALVEGGILESNITVTDLCTQCNKDVFFSHRGHKGKRGSLAAIIELI, encoded by the coding sequence ATGTATCAAAGCCGCACAAAGACTTTATCTTTTCATAAAAAAGGAGATTTATATTATTTGACCTTTCCTTCTTTTGATAAAACCCAAAAGGTTCGCCACTGCTTTAGTACCCGCTTAGGGGGAATAAGTAAGGGGATGTTTGATTCCCTTAATCTTGGTTTTAGCAGAGGGGATGAAGACAGTAATGTCATCAAAAATTATGAGATTTTATGTAATGCTATTGGGATAGATACAAAACGATTGGTTTTTTCGGATCAGATTCATGAAACAAAAATAAGGGTTGTTTCTCAAGAGGATTTAGAGCATCTTCCTCTAGAGATAGAAGGGATTGACGGCTTAGTAACTGATGCTAAACAGGTATCTTTAGTTACCTTATATGCGGATTGTGTTCCACTTTTTTTCTTAGACCCAGTGGCCAAAGTGATAGGGCTTTCCCATGCAGGATGGAGGGGAACCGTTGGAAAAATTGGCTTAGAAACCATAAGGGCTTTTAAAGAAAACTTCAATTCAAATCCAAAAGATATTTTAGTAGGTATTGGACCCTCCATAGGAAAATGTTGTTTTGAAGTAGATGAGCCTGTTGCGTATGAGTTTGACTTAGCCTTTAAGAATGCAGAAGGTATAATATACTCAAAACCCAATAATAAATATATCATTGACCTATGGGAAGCCAATAAAAAGGCATTAGTTGAAGGGGGAATACTAGAATCAAATATAACCGTGACTGATTTGTGCACCCAATGCAATAAGGATGTATTTTTTTCCCATAGGGGTCATAAAGGTAAAAGGGGTAGCTTAGCAGCTATTATCGAATTAATATAA